A genomic window from Flavobacterium azooxidireducens includes:
- a CDS encoding M28 family peptidase — protein MKFYLLPLLLLFSTVTFSQTDSRIYDIIESVSANRLQKDITTLANFGTRNTFSDTISNTRGIGAARRWIKSEFETISKDCKNCLQVFYQKDFVTTNVGERVPKDSWIVNVVAIQKGTKYPNRYIIMTGDIDSRNSDTMDYEGDAPGANDNATGMAGTIEAARVLSKYSFENSIIYLGLSGEEQGLFGGKGFAEFAKKNNWEIIGVLNNDMIGNIEGVDGVIDNRSFRIFSEPTPPTETEKERNLRRFYGGEVDGISRQLARYTHKQIQTYMPEMNPMMIYRLDRFGRGGHHRPFNDLGYAGIRIMEAHENYNRQHQNLRTENGIAYGDVLEGVNFDYVVKLTAVNAVVLANLAWAPPAPTKVLIGGIVEPNTKLRWEKSNDETVVGYKIYWRNTTSPQWEFSRFVGNVDNFELKGIVIDNFYFGVAAVGKNGHESMVVFPSDIIRNTFRTN, from the coding sequence ATGAAATTTTACCTTCTTCCATTACTTTTATTGTTTTCAACCGTTACTTTTTCTCAAACAGATAGTCGAATTTATGACATCATAGAATCTGTTTCTGCAAACCGATTACAAAAAGACATTACTACTCTCGCCAATTTTGGCACTCGCAACACATTTAGTGATACCATTTCAAACACAAGAGGCATTGGAGCTGCTCGTCGTTGGATAAAATCGGAATTTGAAACGATTTCGAAAGATTGTAAAAATTGCCTTCAAGTTTTTTATCAAAAAGATTTTGTTACAACTAATGTAGGTGAACGCGTTCCAAAAGACAGTTGGATTGTAAATGTAGTGGCGATCCAAAAAGGAACAAAATATCCCAATCGATACATTATTATGACTGGCGATATTGATTCCAGAAATTCAGATACAATGGATTATGAGGGCGATGCTCCAGGAGCAAATGACAATGCAACCGGAATGGCTGGAACGATTGAAGCCGCTCGGGTTTTATCAAAATATAGTTTTGAAAACAGTATCATTTATTTAGGATTGTCCGGTGAAGAGCAAGGTTTGTTTGGCGGAAAAGGTTTTGCCGAATTTGCCAAGAAAAATAACTGGGAAATTATTGGTGTGTTGAATAATGATATGATTGGAAACATTGAAGGTGTTGATGGTGTGATTGATAATAGAAGTTTTAGGATATTTTCAGAACCTACTCCGCCTACCGAAACAGAAAAAGAAAGAAATTTGCGAAGATTTTATGGCGGCGAAGTGGATGGTATTTCACGTCAATTGGCACGTTATACGCATAAACAAATTCAAACCTATATGCCTGAAATGAACCCGATGATGATTTACAGATTGGATCGTTTTGGCAGAGGTGGTCATCATCGTCCGTTTAATGATTTGGGTTATGCCGGAATCAGAATTATGGAAGCTCATGAAAATTATAATCGTCAACATCAAAATTTACGAACCGAAAACGGAATTGCATATGGCGATGTTTTGGAAGGTGTCAACTTTGATTACGTAGTCAAACTAACTGCCGTGAATGCTGTTGTTCTAGCCAATTTAGCTTGGGCACCACCAGCTCCAACTAAAGTCCTTATTGGTGGAATTGTTGAACCAAACACAAAATTACGTTGGGAAAAATCGAATGATGAAACGGTTGTTGGTTATAAAATTTATTGGCGAAACACCACTTCTCCACAATGGGAATTCAGTCGTTTTGTTGGTAATGTGGATAATTTTGAATTGAAAGGAATCGTCATCGACAACTTCTATTTTGGTGTTGCCGCTGTTGGAAAAAATGGTCACGAAAGTATGGTCGTATTTCCGAGTGATATTATTCGAAATACATTTAGAACGAATTAA